Proteins from a genomic interval of Phlebotomus papatasi isolate M1 chromosome 3, Ppap_2.1, whole genome shotgun sequence:
- the LOC129805554 gene encoding GATOR complex protein NPRL2 produces MAKPTPQYYEGCGREGPIRCIFLSEFHPVHGSKISCQVPEGYVPKELFDAVNVYIIPKPTAIQRCVLTINSKGYKIVGYPVRIESPKYERNAYYFNLAFMCDGWARTIQYEPVVKKLAEYLAMMEEETCFLSRDCGGRIERLLAQTMQDLNEKKVTTIIEGETTIYLKIVNLRTDPPTVMDHMVPTLEPQVQDMPLELWDLTSQQVIPFINGVNHVARIAAEADVENALVKACIQNLVYYGVVKLLPLIKYSNVYMCTRKLQNLTKNQSLFHACRTAIMLKADQERPTLHKILQLYSFMTHGVTLRTLCQRLSPRDSNIDERQLVTFGLTHKLIRCINKYPIFTGRNPEIPIGRQKLYNGLYSLDEICSITGLSPARIEAEIDMDVNVTVIWK; encoded by the coding sequence ATGGCAAAACCCACTCCACAGTATTACGAGGGTTGTGGTCGTGAGGGCCCAATAAGATGTATCTTCCTCAGTGAATTCCACCCAGTCCACGGCTCTAAGATAAGTTGCCAGGTTCCTGAGGGCTATGTACCCAAAGAACTCTTCGATGCTGTCAATGTGTACATCATCCCAAAGCCCACGGCCATCCAGCGATGTGTGCTGACGATAAACTCCAAGGGATATAAAATTGTGGGATATCCTGTGAGAATTGAGAGTCCCAAGTACGAAAGGAATGCCTACTACTTCAACTTGGCTTTCATGTGCGATGGCTGGGCCAGGACGATTCAGTATGAGCCGGTGGTGAAGAAGCTGGCCGAGTACTTAGCGATGATGGAGGAGGAGACGTGTTTTCTGTCACGCGATTGCGGTGGAAGAATTGAGAGACTCCTGGCACAGACAATGCAAGATCTCAATGAGAAAAAAGTCACAACGATCATTGAGGGTGAAACAACAATCTACTTGAAGATTGTGAATTTGCGCACAGATCCACCAACTGTGATGGACCATATGGTACCCACACTTGAGCCCCAGGTTCAGGATATGCCCCTGGAACTCTGGGATCTCACGAGTCAGCAGGTGATTCCTTTTATCAATGGGGTGAATCATGTGGCACGAATTGCTGCCGAGGCTGATGTGGAAAATGCCCTGGTGAAAGCCTGCATCCAGAATCTAGTCTATTACGGTGTTGTGAAGCTCCTGCCACTCATTAAGTACAGCAATGTGTATATGTGCACGCGAAAACTCCAGAATCTGACCAAGAATCAGAGCCTCTTTCACGCCTGTCGCACGGCCATCATGCTGAAGGCGGACCAGGAACGACCCACCCTGCATAAAATCCTCCAATTGTACTCCTTCATGACTCACGGAGTCACCCTCAGGACTCTGTGTCAGCGTCTCAGTCCACGCGACAGCAACATCGACGAACGGCAGTTGGTGACCTTTGGGCTGACGCACAAACTCATCCGGTGCATCAATAAGTATCCAATATTCACGGGGAGGAACCCAGAGATACCCATTGGACGACAGAAGCTCTACAATGGTCTCTACAGTCTCGATGAGATCTGCTCCATCACCGGGCTCTCTCCAGCCCGGATTGAGGCAGAAATTGACATGGATGTTAATGTTACGGTGATATGGAAATAA
- the LOC129805544 gene encoding uncharacterized protein LOC129805544, translating into MEAGYTSVFEIDGKPILPPLMTDAIRMEMRQYRTQAIKLEERLKNMKQLARMNSSTLDSTQEIPDDLTQGYVTCKSFESGSDVVTEVEVVGDVEDGGKESPLFVPSGEGKNASKDCDDLALEELTSNLSISVPLVESRRISGDGSVPMSPPEKELERMAPVQRIVRSNSYTLEAPSPHLADLLKKSSAGHSPTSHSPNGQATNSRGPVDLKKVKSKVDSRLVYSKSKKISSKAGMKKALGNTPSSQISKHPRSSAIGKLKVLRVPKKADGELLKKPEGEEVKKEKVTKDESIPQNQNEISEFLSKIEAEHKVRMQELLELQLEEQRKFRETFNEQQKLLMESLRKTFPEMTVTEDSNGNDTTVTTPLSLDLGDSEWTNPSLSSSSSVLKTPKMRENSLDRVTQVFLKQHLTQVRQEQENLSPRSLRAASVINAHVRGYLVRRLMRTEAVHQIIQTFHDTRVFLIELHRDSQNKNTNSTDMELKRRLLQQLASSLGSLHEVFFQLPMKERMEIIAKDRENLFLRLQRASQRRSQSAESRRAPQQLNKMKIVAL; encoded by the exons ATGGAAGCAGGATACACATCAGTCTTTGAGATCGATGGAAAACCCATCCTGCCGCCTTTG ATGACTGATGCCATCAGGATGGAAATGAGGCAGTACAGGACACAAGCAATCAAACTGGAAGAACGTTTGAAGAATATGAAGCAACTGGCAAGGATGAACAGTAGCACTTTGGATTCAACTCAAGAGATTCCGGATGATCTAACCCAGGGCTATGTTACGTGTAAATCCTTTGAATCAGGATCGGATGTGGTGACTGAGGTTGAGGTTGTTGGGGATGTTGAGGATGGTGGGAAGGAGTCGCCGTTGTTTGTGCCTTCGGGGGAAGGGAAGAACGCTAGTAAGGATTGTGATGATTTGGCTCTGGAGGAACTTACGTCGAATCTGTCCATTTCTGTGCCTTTGGTGGAGAGTaggaggatttctggagatGGGAGTGTGCCCATGTCGCCTCCGGAAAAGGAGTTGGAGAGGATGGCACCTGTGCAGAGGATCGTAAGGTCGAATTCCTACACATTGGAGGCTCCAAGTCCGCATCTTGCTGACCTGCTGAAGAAGAGTTCAGCTGGTCATTCACCAACTAGTCATTCGCCAAATGGTCAAGCGACCAATTCCCGGGGGCCTGTGGATCTCAAGAAGGTGAAGAGTAAGGTGGATTCGCGGCTGGTGTATTCGAAATCAAAGAAAATATCCTCAAAAGCTGGAATGAAGAAAGCTCTGGGAAATACTCCGTCATCTCAGATCTCCAAGCATCCCAGATCATCGGCTATTGGGAAGTTGAAGGTACTCAGAGTGCCCAAGAAGGCGGATGGGGAGCTGCTGAAAAAGCCTGAAGGAGAAGAGGTTAAAAAGGAGAAAGTTACTAAGGATGAATCCATTCCTCAAAATCAGAACGAAATTTCGGAATTTCTGTCCAAGATCGAAGCGGAGCACAAGGTGAGGATGCAGGAATTGCTGGAACTTCAGCTGGAGGAGCAGAGAAAATTCCGAGAGACTTTCAATGAGCAGCAGAAGCTTCTGATGGAGTCATTGAGGAAGACATTTCCGGAGATGACTGTGACTGAGGATTCCAATGGGAATGATACCACGGTGACCACACCGCTGAGTTTAGATCTGGGAGACAGTGAGTGGACAAATCCCTCGCTAAGTAGCTCATCTTCGGTGCTGAAGACACCGAAAATGAGGGAAAATTCCCTGGATCGTGTCACGCAGGTCTTCCTGAAGCAGCATCTCACGCAGGTGCGACAGGAGCAGGAGAATCTGTCACCACGGAGCCTGAGAGCCGCTTCGGTGATCAACGCGCACGTCAGGGGATATCTGGTGAGGCGTCTGATGCGTACAGAAGCTGTGCATCAGATCATCCAAACATTCCACGATACCCGTGTATTTCTCATTGAACTCCACCGGGATTCGCAGAATAAGAACACAAATTCCACGGATATGGAACTCAAGAGGAGACTTTTGCAGCAATTGGCATCTTCCCTTGGGTCTCTCCATGAGGTTTTCTTTCAGTTGCCGATGAAGGAACGCATGGAGATCATAGCAAAAGATCGTGAAAACCTCTTTCTACGCCTTCAACGAGCTTCCCAGAGACGCTCTCAGAGTGCCGAGTCACGAAGAGCGCCCCAGCAACtcaacaaaatgaaaattgtgGCCTTGTAA
- the LOC129805555 gene encoding muscle M-line assembly protein unc-89-like — translation MDQEVKNHLAMDVLVNNEKVNVIQLSGKLNLPLQKCSLKLEDWLKSCPANELEKISREFLIKGIDARGNDFIRIVTEETYKKLDKEGTSSFLFSVEKNRHDALSKNSYQLGNSSFKRIKLTPQPRDIKIVPFAVPEAVKKEPVKEVPTKKEDSKQRETIVSKFFSEKPKEKPKEEKPKDTSLPEVKKEVKTESGSLGKTSPKKSPKAAEKKAEGKFKGKAAPAGSRMITSFFTKAPKSAAPPASVPSVPKTEQAPEKIAEPTRKRPLSEEKSPVPEKKAEPKKVQKKMKMSKKPKIKAGTSRILQVVDEDSSDSDVERCEVEEEDASKPDVVLENEEVREKTPPRPYKEKKKKIITECYRDEDGYDNFTLKEVDCSSEEEAS, via the exons ATGGACCAGGAAGTAAAGAATCACCTGGCAATGGATGTTTTGGTGAATAACGAGAAG GTCAATGTGATTCAGTTGTCTGGGAAGCTCAATCTTCCTTTGCAAAAGTGCTCCTTGAAGCTGGAAGATTGGCTCAAGAGTTGCCCCGCTAATGAGTTGGAGAAAATATCTCgggaatttttgataaaagggATAGATGCCAGAGGGAATGACTTTATACGAATTGTAACTGAGGAAACATACAAGAAATTGGACAAGGAAGGTACCAGCAGCTTCCTCTTCAGTGTTGAGAAGAATCGGCATGATGCCCTCTCGAAAAACTCCTACCAATTGGGGAATTCAAGTTTCAAGAGGATCAAATTGACTCCTCAGCCGAGAGATATCAAAATTGTGCCATTTGCCGTTCCGGAAGCTGTGAAGAAGGAACCTGTAAAGGAAGTGCCGACTAAGAAAGAAGATTCTAAACAGAGGGAGACTATTGTATCgaaatttttcagtgaaaagCCAAAAGAAAAGCCCAAGGAGGAAAAACCAAAAGACACGAGTCTTCCGGAAGTGAAAAAGGAAGTTAAAACGGAAAGTGGAAGTTTGGGAAAGACATCTCCTAAAAAATCCCCAAAAGCTGCTGAGAAGAAGGCAGAGGGAAAATTCAAGGGAAAAGCAGCTCCAGCTGGAAGTCGAATGATTACATCATTCTTCACAAAAGCTCCAAAATCTGCAGCTCCTCCTGCGTCTGTTCCTAGCGTTCCCAAGACAGAACAGGCCCCTGAGAAGATTGCAGAGCCAACACGAAAGCGTCCGCTGTCGGAAGAAAAATCCCCAGTGCCAGAGAAAAAAGCCGAACCGAAGAAAGTCCAGAAGAAAATGAAGATGTCGAAGAAGCCCAAAATCAAGGCTGGAACTTCGAGAATTCTTCAGGTTGTCGATGAAGATTCCAGCGACAGTGACGTGGAGAGGTGCGAGGTGGAAGAAGAAGATGCATCGAAGCCGGATGTGGTGCTGGAAAATGAGGAAGTTCGTGAGAAAACTCCTCCAAGGCCGTacaaagagaagaagaagaaaatcatCACGGAATGCTACAGAGATGAGGATGGTTACGACA attTCACCCTCAAGGAAGTCGATTGCAGTTCAGAGGAGGAGGCCTcatag
- the LOC129805560 gene encoding uncharacterized protein LOC129805560 encodes MSAASENARRRQKYQKLMDVGNEINDSIEGEDLIKTLTKVKDLAKDGDQTWNERGEEARNPSEVVMDIQVLKMNHELISKSIRTKGMSDFHDDEFINALKEILVDSSGVWHWDKMLPIWGKQMKVASCLGFPLLGAFGEIPAEKEKVVKQRAKRARNTLTEEKKPENVSKLKAEQKSSQKINDTYKQITRIYEQRQRKDIPFFELVCDPDSFMATIDNIFHVSFLTREGLLTLRDNETDEGFPLLRPKSKQTESQVVKDTTQTVSSINTALWKKCIAKYKIKHPLLKSSQASTASPK; translated from the exons ATGAGTGCAGCAAGTGAAAATGCCCGTAGGCGACAGAAGTACCAGAAATTGATGGATGTGGGCAATGAAATAA ATGATAGCATTGAGGGAGAGGATCTGATAAAGACACTGACGAAGGTGAAGGATTTGGCAAAAGATGGGGATCAGACGTGGAATGAGCGTGGAGAGGAAGCGAGAAATCCTTCGGAAGTCGTGATGGATATTCAGGTGCTGAAGATGAATCATGAGCTCATCTCAAAGTCAATTAGGACGAAAGGTATGTCAGATTTTCATGATGATGAGTTCATCAATGCCCTGAAGGAGATTTTGGTGGACTCGAGTGGTGTCTGGCACTGGGATAAGATGCTTCCAATTTGGGGGAAACAGATGAAAGTGGCTAGTTGTTTGGGATTTCCCCTTCTGGGGGCTTTTGGTGAGATTCCCGCTGAGAAGGAGAAGGTGGTGAAGCAGAGGGCCAAGAGGGCTAGGAATACGCTGACGGAGGAGAAGAAGCCAGAGAATGTGTCAAAGCTGAAGGCAGAGCAGAAAAGTAGTCAGAAGATCAATGATACTTACAAGCAAATTACCAGGATCTATGAACAGCGTCAGCGCAAGGATATTCCCTTTTTTGAGCTGGTCTGTGATCCTGACAGCTTCATGGCCACCATCGATAACATCTTCCATGTGTCCTTCCTCACGCGTGAGGGACTCCTGACGCTTCGGGACAATGAAACTGACGAGGGCTTTCCCTTGCTGAGGCCCAAGAGCAAACAAACTGAATCCCAGGTGGTCAAGGACACCACCCAGACCGTCAGTTCCATCAACACTGCCCTCTGGAAGAAATGCATCGCCAAGTACAAAATCAAACATCCACTCCTCAAAAGCTCCCAAGCCTCAACAGCATCTCCCAAGTAA